The Nicotiana tomentosiformis chromosome 2, ASM39032v3, whole genome shotgun sequence genome includes the window TGCTAGAATCCGAACCGCCAACGTTGGCGGCGGAGCAAATAAGCCCTGAACTTGAAGAAATCCTGTCCGACACAAGCTTGTCACATCTTCAGCGGTTTGGACGGGCCTCGGTCATAGAGCTGAGAAATCTCTTCCGTCTAGCAGCTCCGGCAATCATTGTTTACTTGCTTAACAATACCACTTCCATGTCTACTCAGATCTTCTGTGGCCATCTTGGCAATCTTGAACTTGCTGCTGCTTCCCTTGGTAATAGTGGCATTCAACTTTTGGCCTATGGCGTCATGGTAATTTTGTTAATTCACCTCACAAAGATTAATGATCTCTATACTGCTCTTTTACTTTGTATACTTACAATGAACAATATTGGAACAGCTAGGAATGGGAAGTGCAGTTGAAACTTTATGTGGGCAAGCATATGGAGCTCACAAGTATGAAATGCTTGGGATATATCTCCAAAGATCAACCATTCTTCTTATGCTTACCGGAATACCACTTACAGTGGCCTACTTATTCTCTAAGCCAATCTTGATTTTACTAGGACAATCCAAGAAATTAGCATCTGCAGCAGCACTATTTGTCTATGGTCTAATTCCCCAAATTTTTGCTTATGCTGCCAATTTTCCAATCCAAAAATTCTTGCAAGCTCAAAGCATTGTCAATCCTAGTGCATATATAGCAGCTGTGACATTAGTTTTTCACCTTTTCTTAACATGGCTTGTGCTTTATGTATTTGATTGGGGATTGTTTGGAGGAGCTTTGGTTTTGAGTATTTCATGGTGGATAGTTGTGATTGCgcaatttgtatatattttgtggaCTGATCGATGTAAGAAAACATGGAATGGATTTAGCCTGCAAGCATTTTTTGGAATGTGGGATTTCTTCAAATTGTCTCTTGCTTCAGCCGTGATGTTGTGTCTCGAGACTTGgtactttcaaattttaattttaattgctGGTTTGCTTCCAAATCCTGAGGTAGCATTGGACTCTCTAGCTGTTTGGTAAAACCGTCTACTTCCAAATTCAATAATTGTGctcatatttttattttgttttcttatacTTTCTTTCTTTAATGGTATATTTTTTTATGCAGTACGACAATTCTAGGGTGGGTATTCATGATTTCTCTTGGCTTCAATGCAGCAGCAAGGTTAGTCACCGTTTGATCAATTATCTTAAAAAAGATATATCATGCCCATTTTTTGGGTTAATTATCTCCTGTATATAACACTTTCCAAGAAAGTGCTAGTAATACTTTGTATAATACTAATTTTATACAAATCACACATTTTATGCATCAGTACTTAATTGATTTGATTTCGAATTTTTTCAACTtcttatataaaataaatataaattaccCTAAATACTTGGTCTGATTATAGCATATATCTAaatttatctatatctatattatattaaaagtggaAAGCCCTTAAATCAAAAATTAAATTACGAAAATACCCTTTTAAATAATGTAAATACTTTACATATATAAAATGACACAAAATACTAAATTTACTTGAAAAGATATGATCTTTCATATTAGTATCTAATGTTCAAACTGATTTCTAACTAACAGGTgcctatttttcctttttttttttccaatcgTATTGCCTTTTCAAAAAAGAATATAAAACGTAAGGTTGCCTTTCAAAAGTAGAACATAGTATATCTTCAAAAGCCTTACAAGCACCATTTTATTTATACTCAAAACATCCAACGTCTCTCTGCCAATATAAAACATAAAGTAACAATCATTATTCCCAAATGTTTTTCTCTGATGTATTTAATCATTAGAGTTTCACCGTCAGCTAtatattcttctttcttttcctttgcgaGACAAATTCTGtaagttctaatataattctttagTTTATGTACAACGTTatcttattttatatatatatatataaacatgcTCAAGTTCCATAGATATTAAACAACCTATAAAAGAGTGTTTATAGGATAAACTTGGATAATGAACTAATACTTCTAATATCAAAAGAAAAGAGAGGAGACTCAGTCAAATATAAtctgaaaataaaatattaataaataagatatttctaATAAATTATTTGTTAATTAACCTAACAAAGTTTtccattaaatattaaattttcaaCCTAATCAGTTTTATTTCATACAATTATTTTTATGAATATATTAGCAATATGAGCTTATGTTTCGCTTATTCAATCACTTTGTCACATTCATGGATTATGTTATttggcttaaattaattatttgtttgCGAAGTTTGTTATTTTTCGGGACAAACTTCCAAAGCATAGTGTCTTTTGGCTTGAGCTTCGATTTTGGAATTGTTATCTTTTTCTTAGAGATTTAAGATTTCATCCAATATAAATTTGTCTTGTGATCTTCCAACAGAGTACTTGGATTattcggtcgcataattggtaatatttctacaatttataaattgaaattttttcaATATAAATGactaacataataataattttttcgtTCAAGAAGTAAAAATATTTAACATTATTTTTAATTTCAAACAAGAATGGTAATTATAATAGATTTATTATTCATACAAACTTATATTTTATTCGTTCATCTAtagttatttatttaaaattttgtttctaCAATATGGTACTATTTACATTGTCaaaattaatataatttaacaagTCGAGAAACTAATTTCTTAAAAACAGACATAACATTGATTCGATTAGCCCGATTTCATCAGTTCAGTCGATTTTAAAAGTTCTTTTAACACCCCTACAGGCTATAACCTGTTAATTACAAGAGTAGATGCTTTTCTGTTTACCTTTTCTATTTTATCTGAGAATTTATTaattagaaaatagaaaataaaaataactctGGGCGTGATTATTAAAACAGCTCTTAATTTTAGAAGATAAGGTGAAATCGAGAGAATATGAATTCATTGGATACTTTAATTCCATAGAAAAATCTCCTACATATAATATGAGACAGAACATATTTAAGGACACCAATAGACCACGACCACACGTGTATCTTGAAAGGAATAAGACCAAGAAAGTGATAGCAAGACCAATAATTCGAAATCGGCCAAAATCAGAAATGACTGCTCCACTACGCATGGAATCACTTCACTCCAAAAATAGAAATGCAACTCAAGCAAGTTGATCTTTGCATAAATATCTCAGCAAAATCATCATCATGACATTTCGAGAAGAAGTTCTGATAACAGTAATTTG containing:
- the LOC104110681 gene encoding protein DETOXIFICATION 40-like isoform X1, whose product is MGQSFQDKGPNEPLLESEPPTLAAEQISPELEEILSDTSLSHLQRFGRASVIELRNLFRLAAPAIIVYLLNNTTSMSTQIFCGHLGNLELAAASLGNSGIQLLAYGVMLGMGSAVETLCGQAYGAHKYEMLGIYLQRSTILLMLTGIPLTVAYLFSKPILILLGQSKKLASAAALFVYGLIPQIFAYAANFPIQKFLQAQSIVNPSAYIAAVTLVFHLFLTWLVLYVFDWGLFGGALVLSISWWIVVIAQFVYILWTDRCKKTWNGFSLQAFFGMWDFFKLSLASAVMLCLETWYFQILILIAGLLPNPEVALDSLAVCTTILGWVFMISLGFNAAASVRVSNELGAGHPKSAAFSVVVVTLSSFVISVIFAILVLLLRHVMSYAFTSGETIAEAASDLAPLLALSLILNGIQPVLSGVAVGCGWQTFVAYVNVGCYYVVGIPLGIVLGFNFKLEAKGIWLGLLGGTAMQTIILLWVTFRTNWEQEVEKAKSRLNMWQDQSKKPLLND
- the LOC104110681 gene encoding protein DETOXIFICATION 40-like isoform X3, giving the protein MGQSFQDKGPNEPLLESEPPTLAAEQISPELEEILSDTSLSHLQRFGRASVIELRNLFRLAAPAIIVYLLNNTTSMSTQIFCGHLGNLELAAASLGNSGIQLLAYGVMLGMGSAVETLCGQAYGAHKYEMLGIYLQRSTILLMLTGIPLTVAYLFSKPILILLGQSKKLASAAALFVYGLIPQIFAYAANFPIQKFLQAQSIVNPSAYIAAVTLVFHLFLTWLVLYVFDWGLFGGALVLSISWWIVVIAQFVYILWTDRCKKTWNGFSLQAFFGMWDFFKLSLASAVMLCLETWYFQILILIAGLLPNPEVALDSLAVCTTILGWVFMISLGFNAAASVRVSNELGAGHPKSAAFSVVVVTLSSFVISVIFAILVLLLRHVMSYAFTSGETIAEAASDLAPLLALSLILNGIQPVLSVLFMLVSMT
- the LOC104110681 gene encoding protein DETOXIFICATION 40-like isoform X2, with the protein product MGQSFQDKGPNEPLLESEPPTLAAEQISPELEEILSDTSLSHLQRFGRASVIELRNLFRLAAPAIIVYLLNNTTSMSTQIFCGHLGNLELAAASLGNSGIQLLAYGVMLGMGSAVETLCGQAYGAHKYEMLGIYLQRSTILLMLTGIPLTVAYLFSKPILILLGQSKKLASAAALFVYGLIPQIFAYAANFPIQKFLQAQSIVNPSAYIAAVTLVFHLFLTWLVLYVFDWGLFGGALVLSISWWIVVIAQFVYILWTDRCKKTWNGFSLQAFFGMWDFFKLSLASAVMLCLETWYFQILILIAGLLPNPEVALDSLAVCTTILGWVFMISLGFNAAASVRVSNELGAGHPKSAAFSVVVVTLSSFVISVIFAILVLLLRHVMSYAFTSGETIAEAASDLAPLLALSLILNGIQPVLSGGGHERKQRELRKIAATVAHRW